GCTGGCATCGATCGCGCTACTGCTTTTTTGGGTTTCATACCTGGTGCCGCTTCTAGCATCGTTGCCATGAGTGAAGAAATGGGGGCAGATGCGCTGACTGTTGCTCTAATTCAGTATATCCGGGTATTGCTAGTCGTCTTACTCCTGCCAGCTACAGCCAGCTTCCTTTTTCCCGTCAACCCAGGCACTCAAGTCGCAGCCACTGTTGTGATAACAAATATCCTGCCATCACTGCCAATAATTTTGAATTTATTGGTGCTGGCTGTGTGCGGCGGGTTGGGGGTTTGGGGGGGACGCCGATTGCGTCTGCCTTCATCCGGGTTTTTGGGGCCATTTCTCGTAGGGCTAGTCACGTTTTGGGTACTGCCGTACCAATTACAGGTGCCTCAGTCCCTTTTTTGTGCAGGACTGCTCCTAGTTGGACTTTCTATTGGGGTACAGTTTGACTGGCAAATCGCCAACAAACTTTTGAAGGCCGTGTTGATTGAGGTCGGTTTAGTAATTGTACTGATGTTGAGTTGTTTGGCAGTTGGCTATGAGTTCCATGTGGTAACACACGTTGATACGATAACGGCTGTCCTAGGGTTCACGCCTGGGGGAATTGAGGCGATGGTTGCAACGGTTATGCAGCTAGGCGGTGACACCGGGTTGGTACTGGCAATGCAATTGACCCGGATGTTGAGTATTCTGTTGATTGCCCCGTGGTTAGTCGCTTTTTTGATTAAAAATGTAAAAAAGTCTGATGAGCAATCAGAAGCGGAATAGAGATTGCAGGAGGTTAACTCCTATTCTCTTAGGTTCATCGGCTTTTTGGAATGTCTATCACTTCCTCTAATTGAGCATGGTTTTGAATGTGTTGCATCTTAAAGGTAGAGTAAAGAACTTCATCGACTTTATCTAACGTGAGGTGTTGTTGGTCAGCTAAGGCTTTAATTTTCTGGGTAATCGTTTGAATTTGGAATTGGTCGAAGTCTAGCCCCAGTTGAGAAGCTCGATTAGCGATCGCATGTTTACCTGTAAGCTTATGATTGATTAAAAACGAGCGCGTTAGACCAAAATCACTGGGATTAATCACTTCGTAAGTGCTTGGATTATTCAGGATTGCTTTGGTATGAATACCAGCCTTGTGGCTGAAAGCAGCCTCTCCAATAATGTAGTGGTTAAAGGGAATCGTAATTCCAACTTTATCCGCAACTAGCTGATGTAATTCTCCGAGCTGGTATAGGCAGTATTGACGATTCAATTGCTC
This portion of the Microcoleus sp. AS-A8 genome encodes:
- a CDS encoding AbrB family transcriptional regulator, with amino-acid sequence MTTDQNSIETEKTLKLGTLIKTIALLAIAMVAGISFSWLHVPVGWLLGPMLVGIAHAIIQGSRQPLPPAFKMVGQVIIGIVTATRFSPETLSVATTYAIPLLLCVFTTGSLSMFNGYLLSRWAGIDRATAFLGFIPGAASSIVAMSEEMGADALTVALIQYIRVLLVVLLLPATASFLFPVNPGTQVAATVVITNILPSLPIILNLLVLAVCGGLGVWGGRRLRLPSSGFLGPFLVGLVTFWVLPYQLQVPQSLFCAGLLLVGLSIGVQFDWQIANKLLKAVLIEVGLVIVLMLSCLAVGYEFHVVTHVDTITAVLGFTPGGIEAMVATVMQLGGDTGLVLAMQLTRMLSILLIAPWLVAFLIKNVKKSDEQSEAE